Proteins found in one Miscanthus floridulus cultivar M001 chromosome 4, ASM1932011v1, whole genome shotgun sequence genomic segment:
- the LOC136550187 gene encoding uncharacterized protein, with product MPFLSTPSFDLSAGAEPTLGPRPAVPPSPPTAAAHQHQQPPVSEAAARRLREAEERLREAIEELHRHQGGGGKGEGDEQLEGERGCGHDGESCAAHAAGNLCQSFLLSYGVRVGIGILLRAFKLVRRRSYGSLLDLKQLVSEKDLIVRDEACRVGLLFGGFTGSYHALRCFLRRFRKKETPYNAILAGSVAGLAILALDDSSRRRTLSLYLLARLAQCAYNSAKSKNKFHFWGSHWRHGDALLFSLACAQVMYAFVMRPESLPKSYQEFILKTGPVAEPVYKVVRECCRGGPVDLTALSAYLSNKLNLDLINLTTNPSIIPCSVIHPDRASCLAQNINVVSSTFKKTFPLYFSLTFVPFVVLHLQKFLESPTATCWRALVGAVRSTTFLSAFVTIFQAAICLHRKVANKDHKLVYWFAGLMSGLSIILEKKARRAELALYVLPRAGDSLWYILINRHLLPNIKNAEVALFCMCMGGIMYFLEYEPDTMAPFLRGLIRRFLASKISNPSPPPPNRNASYSYLQTLHALEQSRTQPGVDNGLTTSEKYNLESIPGL from the exons ATGCCGTTCCTCTCGACGCCGTCGTTCGACCTCTCCGCCGGCGCGGAGCCAACTCTGGGCCCGCGCCCAGCGGTGCCCCCGTCTCCACCCACCGCGGCCGCGCATCAGCATCAGCAGCCGCCGGTGTCCGAGGCGGCGGCCCGGCGGCTGCGGGAGGCGGAGGAGCGGCTGCGGGAAGCCATCGAGGAGCTCCACCGGCACCAGGGCGGCGGCGGTAAGGGAGAGGGGGACGAGCAGCTGGAGGGAGAGCGCGGGTGCGGCCACGACGGGGAGTCGTGCGCGGCGCACGCCGCGGGGAACCTGTGCCAGAGCTTCCTGCTCTCGTACGGCGTCCGCGTCGGCATCGGCATCCTCCTCCGCGCCTTCAAGCTCGTGCGCCGCAGGTCCTATGGCTCGCTCCTCGACCTTAAG CAACTGGTTTCGGAGAAAGATCTTATAGTGAGAGACGAAGCTTGTCGGGTAGGGTTGCTTTTTGGTGGATTCACTGGATCATATCATGCACTTCGATGTTTCCTTAGGAGATTTAGGAAAAAGGAGACACCGTACAATGC AATATTAGCAGGTTCGGTGGCAGGATTGGCCATACTAGCACTGGATGATTCAAGTAGGAGGCGTACTCTATCTCTTTATCTTCTAGCAAGGCTTGCTCAG TGTGCATATAATTCTGCAAAATCTAAGAACAAATTTCATTTTTGGGGAAGCCATTGGAGACATGGAGATGCATTGCTTTTTTCATTGGCATGTGCCCAG GTTATGTATGCTTTTGTTATGAGGCCTGAAAGCTTACCTAAGTCGTACCAAGAATTTATCCTTAAGACAGGACCAGTAGCCGAACCAGTCTACAAGGTTGTCAGAGAATGCTGCAGAGGTGGTCCTGTAGATCTAACTGCCCTGTCAGCCTATTTATCAAACAAGCTGAATCTGGATTTGATAAATTTAACAACAAATCCATCCATTATCCCCTGTTCTGTAATCCATCCTGACAGAGCATCATGCTTGGCCCAAAATATTAATGTTGTTTCATCAACATTCAAGAAAACATTCCCTCTATATTTCTCATTGACATTTGTGCCCTTTGTTGTCCTACATCTTCAAAAG TTCTTGGAATCGCCGACGGCAACTTGTTGGCGTGCTCTTGTGGGTGCAGTTCGCTCCACCACCTTTTTGTCTGCCTTTGTCACTATATTCCAG GCTGCTATATGTTTGCACCGAAAAGTTGCGAACAAAGACCACAAACTTGTGTATTGGTTTGCTGGTTTGATGTCGGGTCTTTCAATTATTTTGGAAAAGAAAGCTAGAAGGGCTGAGCTAGCCCTCTATGTGCTTCCCCGTGCTGGAGATTCTCTATGGTATATATTGATCAACCGCCACCTGCTCCCAAATATTAAAAATGCTGAG GTGGCTCTCTTCTGCATGTGCATGGGAGGAATCATGTATTTTCTGGAGTACGAGCCAGACACAATGGCTCCATTCCTCAGAGGGCTCATCAGGCGCTTCCTGGCAAGCAAGATCAGCAATCCAAGCCCCCCGCCTCCCAATCGAAATGCCTCCTACTCGTACCTTCAGACGCTGCATGCTCTGGAGCAATCAAGAACCCAGCCAGGGGTGGATAACGGACTGACGACATCGGAGAAATATAACCTTGAATCAATTCCTGGACTTTAG